The Nerophis ophidion isolate RoL-2023_Sa linkage group LG09, RoL_Noph_v1.0, whole genome shotgun sequence genome contains a region encoding:
- the rgs17 gene encoding regulator of G-protein signaling 17 isoform X2 — protein MRKRQAAHIEVPPQVPGQPRANTCCLCWCGCCKCPWTEERMERSERQTCTKMDSIEAAEDQQPSLDQVLSWARSFEMMLRSLEGREIFQEFLRSEYSEDNLLFWLACEELRKESDLSVVEEKARIIYEDYVSILSPKEVSLDSRVREGINQNLAQPSSLMYEEAQLQIYTLMHRDSFPRFLNSCVYRDLLASRRRACLDT, from the exons ATGAGGAAAAGGCAAGCGGCGCACATCGAGGTCCCGCCCCAGGTCCCGGGACAGCCCCGGGCCAACACCTGCTGCCTGTGCTGGTGCGGCTGCTGCAAGTGTCCCTG GACTGAAGAGCGGATGGAGAGAAGTGAGCGACAGACCTGCACCAAGATGGACAGTATCGAAGCTGCAGAAGATCA ACAACCCAGCCTGGACCAGGTCCTGTCCTGGGCGCGGAGCTTCGAGATGATGCTGCGATCGCTCGAAGGCCGGGAGATCTTCCAGGAGTTCCTGAGGTCCGAGTACAGCGAGGACAACCTCCTCTTCTGGTTGGCCTGCGAGGAGCTCAGGAAGGAGAGCGACTTGTCGGTGGTGGAGGAGAAGGCCAGGATCATCTACGAAGACTATGTGTCCATACTGTCACCTAAAGAG GTGAGTCTGGACTCGCGGGTGCGGGAAGGCATCAACCAGAATCTGGCGCAGCCCAGCAGCCTGATGTACGAGGAGGCCCAGCTTCAGATCTACACCCTCATGCACCGAGACTCCTTCCCCCGGTTCCTCAACTCCTGCGTTTACAGAGACCTCCTCGCCAGCAGGAGGCGCGCCTGCCTCGACACCTAG
- the rgs17 gene encoding regulator of G-protein signaling 17 isoform X1 yields MPRSVSGVEMRKRQAAHIEVPPQVPGQPRANTCCLCWCGCCKCPWTEERMERSERQTCTKMDSIEAAEDQQPSLDQVLSWARSFEMMLRSLEGREIFQEFLRSEYSEDNLLFWLACEELRKESDLSVVEEKARIIYEDYVSILSPKEVSLDSRVREGINQNLAQPSSLMYEEAQLQIYTLMHRDSFPRFLNSCVYRDLLASRRRACLDT; encoded by the exons CCCCGGAGTGTGAGTGGAGTGGAGATGAGGAAAAGGCAAGCGGCGCACATCGAGGTCCCGCCCCAGGTCCCGGGACAGCCCCGGGCCAACACCTGCTGCCTGTGCTGGTGCGGCTGCTGCAAGTGTCCCTG GACTGAAGAGCGGATGGAGAGAAGTGAGCGACAGACCTGCACCAAGATGGACAGTATCGAAGCTGCAGAAGATCA ACAACCCAGCCTGGACCAGGTCCTGTCCTGGGCGCGGAGCTTCGAGATGATGCTGCGATCGCTCGAAGGCCGGGAGATCTTCCAGGAGTTCCTGAGGTCCGAGTACAGCGAGGACAACCTCCTCTTCTGGTTGGCCTGCGAGGAGCTCAGGAAGGAGAGCGACTTGTCGGTGGTGGAGGAGAAGGCCAGGATCATCTACGAAGACTATGTGTCCATACTGTCACCTAAAGAG GTGAGTCTGGACTCGCGGGTGCGGGAAGGCATCAACCAGAATCTGGCGCAGCCCAGCAGCCTGATGTACGAGGAGGCCCAGCTTCAGATCTACACCCTCATGCACCGAGACTCCTTCCCCCGGTTCCTCAACTCCTGCGTTTACAGAGACCTCCTCGCCAGCAGGAGGCGCGCCTGCCTCGACACCTAG